From Triticum urartu cultivar G1812 chromosome 2, Tu2.1, whole genome shotgun sequence, a single genomic window includes:
- the LOC125538573 gene encoding uncharacterized protein LOC125538573, with product MDTLDWSAEHLPFGQMQRLASSPRASSRKPTDNSKRYVIVILECQYDTSSVNHTYLDTNSGFFLGRQSAKLHTSVIRTFSSLQAGSMNPNPFEIKKQPVLVAKRANPPAPNGNSKTIQVEDRISAEASQLILAITSMARLRSENASEGETVRLGEFKVLSCVATIAYEPPKSGKVVENQKLEMICRWEDRMKPTVKLRPARNSEEHSKDRTDLNTPAADVLSEDKEVIPKADAPTEGQKKKEGQKEKAGKGKEKQEDQKNKEVQKKK from the exons ATGGACACTCTAGACTGGTCGGCCGAACACCTGCCGTTCGGGCAGATGCAACGGCTCGCCTCATCCCCGAGAGCCTCCAGCCGCAAGCCAACCGACAAT TCTAAAAGGTATGTGATCGTCATCTTAGAATGCCAGTATGACACAAGTAGTGTCA ATCATACCTACCTAGATACAAACTCTGGCTTCTTCCTGGGCAGACAGTCAGCGAAGCTACACACCAGCG TAATTCGTACCTTTTCTTCTCTACAAGCCGGCAGTATGAATCCAAATCCATTTGAGATCAAGAAGCAGCCAGTATTAGTTGCTAAAAGAGCAAATCCGCCAGCTCCTAATGGTAACAGTAAAACTATACAAGTTGAAG ATCGTATTTCCGCAGAGGCAAGTCAGCTCATATTAGCCATAACAAGTATGGCACGCCTGCGTAGTGAAAATGCCTCTGAAGGTGAGACCGTTCGCTTGGGAGAATTCAAGGTACTGTCGTGTGTTGCTACCATTGCTTATGAGCCCCCAAAGTCTGGCAAG GTTGTTGAAAACCAGAAACTGGAAATGATCTGTAGGTGGGAAGACCGTATGAAACCAACAGTGAAATTGCGCCCAGCCCGAAATAGTGAGGAGCATTCAAAG GACCGGACCGATCTAAATACCCCAGCTGCCGATGTCCTATCTGAAGACAAGGAAGTGATACCGAAGGCTGACGCCCCAACTGAGGGCCAGAAAAAGAAAGAAGGGCAGAAAGAAAAGGCAGGGAAAGGAAAGGAAAAGCAAGAGGACCAGAAAAACAAAGAAGTGCAGAAAAAGAAGTAA